GTGTTCTGGCCCGCATCGACGGCGAGCGGCAATTGCTGGCAACCGAGCGCGGACTGATGATCCGCGAGCGCGCAACGGGCGTTCTATCTCCCTATCTGGAACTTGAACCTGCCCATATGGGAAATCGCTCCAACGACGGGCGCGTGCACCAGAGCGGCGCCTTGTGGATCGGCACGATGGGCTTGAAAGCACAGGACGGCGCGGGTTCGATCTATCACGTTGCGGGAAACCAGGTCACCCGCATCTTCACCGGGATCAGCATTCCCAACAGCATCTGCTTTTCACCGGACGGGGCAATCGGCTACTTCACCGATACACGCAATAGCCGCATCATGCGGGTTGCGCTTGATGCCAAGACCGGCCTGCCGACTGAACAGGCTTCGGTCTTCATCGACACCGGCAGCCGGGCGGGCGGAGCAGACGGTTCCGTGTGTGATGCCGAGGGAGCGCTGTGGAATGCGCGCTGGGGTCAGTCGGCCGTCGATAAATATGCGCCAGACGGTACTCATCTTGCGCGATATGCTCTTCCCACTGCGCGGACAAGCTGCCCGGCTTTTTTTGGCGAGAATGCCAACCGCATGTTCGTGACCTCCGCCTTCGAGGGAGCAACGGCACAGGAGCGCCAGACAGACACGAAGGCTGGCTTCACTTTCGATCTGGGGATCGATGTAAAAGGCCGGTTCGAGCCCGATTTCAAACTCTGAAGATATTCTTCATCAACGTTTTCGGCAGCTTTCGCAGGCACCCGCAAACCACAAAAAGGCGAAAATGTTCCGGCATTTTCGCCTGTTTTTTTAGCATTTTCTAACGGAACTTACCCTCTCAAACGACATTCTCCTCTCGAACCGGCGCGGTGAAGAACACTCCAAACCGCGCTTCAAGAGCAAGAACCAAGGAAGGTATGTTCGAGATGAAGAAGACCCTTAGCACCATGGCAGCCGCTGCCGTACTGATGGCCTCCACAGCAATCGCGCCGGCATTTGCACAGTCCAGCACCACTGCACCGGCCACGACGCCGAACGCCCAGCAGATGGACACAACCATGCCGAAGGCATCCGGCACAACGAACAGCGGCGCGATGAATGGCACCACTGGCACTGCCGCGCCGACAACATCTGCAGCAGCGTCCGGTGAATACATCACGCAGCAGAGCGAAACGCAGGTTAGCGCCAACGACTACATCGGCAAGGCGATCTATAACGCCGAGAACAACAGCATCGGCGATGTAAACGACCTCATCCTGGAAGAGAACGGCGGCATCGTCGCTGCAGTGGTTGGCGTTGGCGGCTTCCTCGGCATCGGTGAGAAGGACGTCGCAGTTCCGATGAGCAAGCTGACAATGGCGCGCGATGAAAACAACAATGTGCGCCTCACAACAACCGAAACAGCAGATTCCCTGAAGGCTGCTCCGGAGTTCAAGACACTGAGCGATCAGCAGGCTGAGATGCGCTCCAACGCAACCGATACCACGACCACGTCTTCGACGAATGGCGCGGTACCGGCAGGCAACGCCACTACCCCGTCGACGCAGGCCCGCCCATAACGGGCAGCC
The window above is part of the Rhizobium rhizoryzae genome. Proteins encoded here:
- a CDS encoding SMP-30/gluconolactonase/LRE family protein, whose translation is MTEIFDFKGSVLSDHPCMLGEGPTYDPHTKTLYWFNILGQELHELSLDTGEKKLHALPCKASVLARIDGERQLLATERGLMIRERATGVLSPYLELEPAHMGNRSNDGRVHQSGALWIGTMGLKAQDGAGSIYHVAGNQVTRIFTGISIPNSICFSPDGAIGYFTDTRNSRIMRVALDAKTGLPTEQASVFIDTGSRAGGADGSVCDAEGALWNARWGQSAVDKYAPDGTHLARYALPTARTSCPAFFGENANRMFVTSAFEGATAQERQTDTKAGFTFDLGIDVKGRFEPDFKL
- a CDS encoding PRC-barrel domain-containing protein, encoding MKKTLSTMAAAAVLMASTAIAPAFAQSSTTAPATTPNAQQMDTTMPKASGTTNSGAMNGTTGTAAPTTSAAASGEYITQQSETQVSANDYIGKAIYNAENNSIGDVNDLILEENGGIVAAVVGVGGFLGIGEKDVAVPMSKLTMARDENNNVRLTTTETADSLKAAPEFKTLSDQQAEMRSNATDTTTTSSTNGAVPAGNATTPSTQARP